One Salmo trutta unplaced genomic scaffold, fSalTru1.1, whole genome shotgun sequence DNA segment encodes these proteins:
- the LOC115190925 gene encoding huntingtin-like, which produces MATMDKLMKAFESLKSFQQQQGPPTAEEMAQKQKKELATTKKDRVAHCLTICENIVAQSLRTSPEFQKLLGIAMEMFLLCSDDRESDVRMVADECLNKIIKALMDSNLPRLQLELYKEIKKNGASRSLRAALWRFAELAHLIRPQKCRPYLVNLLPCLTRITKRQEETVQETLAAAVPKIMSALGHFANDGEVKVLLKSLVANLKSTSPTIRRTAASSAASMCQHSRRASYFYTWLLNVLLGLLVPVDEEHPNHLVLGVLLTLRYLMPQLQQQDRTTSLKGSFGVMRKEADLQPTPEQLLQVYEFTLHYTQHGDHNVVTASLELMQQMFRTPPPELLHMLITPGSILHASVFRQDVERRAHSGSILEFIAGGGSSCNSPLLLRKQKGKMLSGEEEGWRTTLRGQRSPPGPLQ; this is translated from the exons ATGGCCACCATGGATAAATTAATGAAGGCCTTTGAATCTCTCAAGTCATTCCAACAACAACAGGGACCGCCAACGGCCGAGGAGATGGCTCAAAAACA gaagAAAGAGCTGGCCACCACCAAAAAGGACAGAGTGGCCCACTGCCTGACCATATGTGAGAACATCGTAGCTCAGTCTCTGAG AACGTCTCCGGAGTTCCAGAAGCTTCTGGGCATCGCCATGGAGATGTTCTTGCTGTGCAGCGACGACAGAGAGTCAGACGTCAGGATGGTGGCAGACGAGTGCCTGAACAAAATCATCAAA GCGCTGATGGACTCCAACCTGCCAAGACTACAGCTGGAGCTCTACAAAGAGATTAAAAAG AACGGTGCCTCTCGGAGCCTGAGGGCTGCTCTCTGGAGGTTCGCTGAGCTAGCACacctcatcagaccacagaaatGCAG acCCTACCTGGTGAACCTCCTCCCCTGTCTGACCAGGATCACTaagagacaggaggagactgtTCAGGAGACCCTGGCTGCTGCTGTTCCTAAGATCATGTCTGCTCTGGGACACTTCGCTAACGACGGAGAggtcaag GTGTTGTTGAAGTCGTTGGTGGCCAACCTGAAGTCCACTTCTCCTACGATCCGCCGGACGGCCGCCAGCTCAGCGGCTAGTATGTGTCAACACTCTAGACGGGCCTCCTACTTCTACACCTGGCTGCTGAACGTCCTGCTGG gtctgttgGTTCCTGTAGACGAGGAACATCCTAACCACCTGGTCCTGGGGGTGTTGTTAACCCTTCGCTACCTGATGCCTCAACTACAGCAACAGGACAGGACCACCAGCCTGAAAGGAAGCTTCGGAGTCATGAGGAAGGAGGCAGACTTACAGCCCACGCCTGAACAGCTGCTGcaa gtctatgAGTtcactctacactacacccagcatggtGATCACAACGTGGTGACGGCCTCTCTGGAACTGATGCAGCAGATGTTCAGGACTCCTCCCCCGGAGCTACTGCACATGCTCATTACGCCCGGCAGCATTCTGCACGCCAGCGTGTTCCGACAGGACGTCGAGAGACGCGCCCACTCCGGCAGCATCCTGGAGTTCATTG CCGGGGGCGGGTCTTCCTGTAATAGTCCACTCCTCCTCAGAAAACAGAAAG GCAAAATGCTgtcgggggaggaggagggttggaggacGACCCTGAGAGGGCAGAGGTCACCACCGGGGCCTTTACAG